Proteins encoded within one genomic window of [Enterobacter] lignolyticus SCF1:
- a CDS encoding cache domain-containing protein, with the protein MRLPDALRAMTDKIEDITRSTVEATVALAREIEQSVADQPGSSTDMFLLPSVKAVIQQHIKTSLSQTRYCSGAGFASHIASTPTSQEFWVLEWWYKRADGVEQASLDLDQATQQRLDFRTFEWFRHSPPDGQAYIHGPYVDYICNTSYTLTSAVPVYSKGQFMGVAAIDMLVSRIEDELLETARQQQVVLTNLDKRIFFSTLPRYRVGDLLGSTGLRLCYQSDYFRLYQL; encoded by the coding sequence ATGCGCTTACCCGACGCCCTCAGGGCGATGACCGATAAAATTGAGGACATTACCCGCTCCACCGTTGAGGCCACCGTCGCCCTGGCGCGGGAGATAGAGCAGTCCGTCGCCGATCAGCCGGGCAGCTCCACGGACATGTTTTTGCTGCCGTCGGTCAAGGCCGTCATTCAGCAGCACATCAAAACCTCGCTCAGCCAGACGCGCTACTGCTCCGGCGCCGGGTTTGCCAGCCATATCGCCAGCACGCCGACCAGCCAGGAGTTCTGGGTGCTGGAGTGGTGGTACAAGCGCGCCGACGGCGTGGAGCAGGCCAGCCTCGACCTCGACCAGGCCACCCAGCAGCGCCTTGATTTCCGCACCTTCGAGTGGTTTCGCCACTCGCCGCCGGACGGCCAGGCCTACATCCACGGGCCGTACGTCGACTATATCTGCAACACCTCCTATACCCTCACCTCGGCGGTGCCGGTGTACAGCAAGGGGCAGTTTATGGGCGTTGCCGCCATCGACATGCTGGTGAGCCGTATCGAAGACGAGCTGCTCGAAACCGCCCGCCAGCAGCAGGTGGTGTTGACCAATCTGGATAAGCGGATTTTCTTTTCGACCCTGCCCCGCTACCGGGTGGGGGATTTGCTGGGCAGTACCGGGCTGCGCCTGTGCTATCAGAGCGATTATTTCCGGCTGTATCAGCTCTAA
- a CDS encoding APC family permease, with the protein MEQTSGKKNDVIHNDNKPQFNRSIGLISNFALGFTYLSPLTAVYSLFALAVTLAGPPAVWWILIVACGQLLVALVFGEVASQYPITGGLYPWARRLWGKKYAWIAAWIYLWALVVTITSIAEYTSTFVASLLHFDTSPGNMLVSAVVLLLLMMAVNMSGTKNLARVARIGFWCEIISVIALGIYLLIFHRSQPFSVVFDSMGVLAKDGSYQTAFMSAALMGLFMFFGFEACGNVAEEVQNPGKKIPLAMILSIVFGALSAIVSVLGYLLASPNLVSIVNGKTADPIPVILSEALGPTGATVFIVVAIVAMLSCILSLQAALSRLIFSFSRDQMLPGSAWMSTLSKNSVPDNAMIVSCLLPVLICVWVYFQPDNLSRITAFAVIGIYISFQMVVLAALRQRLKGWKPAGEWSVGAWGMLVNVLALAYGVCGIWLLAQPADSSSFIDRWTVLVGLAIVVLSGLVYMALARPFGRSNAPENDAIAYAKQLNAEL; encoded by the coding sequence ATGGAACAGACATCTGGCAAGAAAAACGATGTAATTCATAATGATAATAAACCTCAGTTCAACCGCTCCATCGGCCTCATCTCTAACTTCGCGCTGGGGTTCACCTACCTGTCTCCGCTCACCGCGGTGTACTCCCTGTTTGCGCTGGCGGTCACGCTGGCCGGCCCGCCGGCAGTGTGGTGGATCCTGATCGTCGCCTGCGGGCAGCTCCTCGTGGCGCTGGTGTTTGGCGAGGTGGCGTCGCAGTACCCGATCACCGGCGGCCTGTACCCGTGGGCCCGGCGCCTGTGGGGCAAAAAATATGCGTGGATCGCGGCGTGGATCTATCTGTGGGCGCTGGTGGTGACTATCACCTCCATCGCGGAATACACCTCAACGTTTGTCGCCTCGCTGCTGCATTTCGACACCTCGCCGGGCAATATGCTGGTCAGCGCCGTCGTGCTGCTGCTGCTGATGATGGCGGTCAATATGTCGGGCACTAAAAACCTCGCCCGCGTCGCCAGAATCGGCTTCTGGTGCGAAATCATCAGCGTCATCGCGCTGGGCATCTATCTGCTGATTTTCCACCGCTCGCAGCCGTTCTCGGTGGTGTTTGACTCGATGGGCGTACTGGCGAAAGACGGCAGCTACCAGACAGCGTTCATGTCCGCCGCGCTGATGGGCCTGTTTATGTTCTTCGGCTTTGAAGCCTGCGGCAACGTGGCGGAAGAGGTGCAGAACCCCGGTAAGAAGATCCCGCTGGCGATGATCCTGAGCATCGTCTTTGGCGCGCTCTCGGCGATCGTCTCGGTGCTCGGCTATCTGCTGGCCTCACCGAACCTGGTCAGCATCGTCAACGGTAAAACCGCCGATCCGATCCCGGTTATCCTCAGCGAAGCGCTGGGGCCGACCGGGGCGACGGTGTTTATCGTGGTGGCGATCGTCGCCATGCTGTCGTGCATCCTGTCGCTGCAGGCGGCGCTGAGCCGTCTGATCTTCTCCTTCTCGCGCGACCAGATGCTGCCGGGCAGCGCGTGGATGTCGACGCTGTCGAAAAACAGCGTGCCGGATAACGCGATGATCGTCAGCTGCCTGCTGCCGGTGCTTATCTGCGTGTGGGTCTACTTCCAGCCGGATAACCTGTCGCGCATCACCGCTTTCGCGGTTATCGGGATCTACATCTCCTTCCAGATGGTAGTGCTGGCGGCGCTGCGTCAGCGTCTGAAGGGCTGGAAACCGGCCGGGGAGTGGAGCGTCGGCGCGTGGGGCATGCTGGTCAACGTGCTGGCGCTGGCCTACGGCGTGTGCGGGATCTGGCTGCTGGCGCAGCCGGCGGACAGCAGCAGCTTTATCGACCGCTGGACGGTGCTGGTGGGTCTGGCGATCGTCGTGCTGTCCGGGCTGGTGTATATGGCGCTGGCGCGCCCGTTTGGCCGCTCTAACGCGCCGGAAAATGATGCGATTGCCTATGCGAAGCAGCTCAACGCAGAACTGTAG
- a CDS encoding DUF1398 family protein: MELLDMLRDYFEQVRSNSDFLSFLKELRSNNISYYIYFVSTGNVKFVTTTDAFVSMKSNRTILRVNSATCAGKVRLAARRHFTGVTTYDQYCRELARAGVFKWVVDLSDNTRQYWSQDNTILHVENVIQPR; this comes from the coding sequence ATGGAATTACTGGATATGCTCAGGGATTACTTTGAGCAGGTGAGGTCAAATTCGGATTTTCTATCATTTCTCAAGGAACTGAGAAGCAATAACATTTCATATTATATTTATTTCGTCTCCACCGGGAATGTGAAATTCGTCACCACCACGGATGCGTTCGTTTCAATGAAAAGTAACCGCACGATACTGCGGGTTAATTCCGCGACCTGCGCGGGCAAAGTGAGGCTCGCCGCCAGACGCCATTTCACCGGCGTGACCACCTACGACCAGTACTGCCGGGAGCTGGCCCGGGCCGGCGTGTTCAAATGGGTGGTCGACCTCAGCGACAACACCCGCCAGTACTGGTCGCAGGATAATACGATACTGCACGTTGAGAACGTTATTCAGCCGCGGTGA